From a single Labrenzia sp. PHM005 genomic region:
- the trpB gene encoding tryptophan synthase subunit beta, whose amino-acid sequence MANSIRTGPDDRGHFGIFGGRYVAETLMPLILDLEAHYKAAKNDPEFHAEVEKLNTHYTGRPSPLYFAERLTEELGGAKIYFKRDELNHTGSHKINNCLGQILLAKRMGKTRIIAETGAGQHGVATATVCARFGLPCVVYMGATDVERQKPNVFRMKLLGAEIVPVTAGAGTLKDAMNEALRDWVTNVDNTYYLIGTAAGPHPYPELVRDFQSVIGKELRDQILEAEGRLPDALVAAVGGGSNAIGLFHPFLDDKDVKIVGVEAGGRGLTGEEHCASLNAGKPGVLHGNRTYLMQDDDGQILEGHSISAGLDYPGIGPEHSWLKEIGRADYVPIMDDEALEAFQMLTRVEGIIPALEPAHALAQVAKMAPQMDKDQIIVMNLCGRGDKDVFAVGEMLGFDL is encoded by the coding sequence ATGGCGAACAGCATCCGGACAGGTCCGGACGATCGTGGGCATTTCGGCATTTTCGGCGGCCGCTATGTGGCGGAAACCCTGATGCCGCTGATCCTGGATCTGGAAGCGCATTATAAAGCTGCCAAGAACGATCCGGAGTTTCATGCCGAAGTCGAAAAGCTGAACACGCATTATACGGGCCGCCCGTCGCCGCTCTATTTTGCCGAGCGGCTGACTGAAGAACTCGGCGGCGCGAAGATCTATTTCAAACGCGATGAGCTGAACCACACCGGATCCCACAAGATCAACAACTGCCTTGGCCAGATCCTTTTGGCCAAACGCATGGGTAAAACCCGGATCATCGCGGAAACCGGTGCAGGCCAGCATGGTGTGGCGACCGCCACCGTTTGTGCCCGCTTTGGATTGCCATGTGTTGTTTATATGGGTGCGACAGACGTTGAGCGGCAGAAGCCGAATGTCTTCCGCATGAAACTTTTGGGCGCCGAAATCGTTCCGGTAACCGCCGGTGCCGGCACCTTGAAAGACGCCATGAACGAGGCGCTGCGCGATTGGGTGACCAATGTCGACAACACCTACTATCTGATCGGCACGGCGGCAGGCCCGCACCCATATCCGGAGCTGGTGCGCGACTTCCAGTCGGTGATCGGCAAGGAGTTGCGCGACCAGATTTTGGAAGCTGAAGGCCGTTTGCCGGACGCACTCGTCGCCGCTGTTGGCGGCGGATCCAATGCGATTGGCCTGTTCCATCCGTTCCTCGACGACAAAGACGTGAAAATTGTCGGCGTCGAAGCAGGTGGACGTGGCCTGACCGGTGAAGAGCACTGCGCTTCTCTCAACGCAGGGAAGCCGGGGGTTCTTCACGGCAACCGCACCTATCTGATGCAGGATGACGACGGCCAGATCCTGGAAGGCCATTCGATTTCAGCCGGTCTCGACTACCCGGGTATTGGACCGGAGCATTCCTGGCTGAAGGAAATCGGCCGGGCGGATTATGTACCGATCATGGATGACGAGGCGCTGGAAGCCTTCCAGATGCTGACCCGGGTTGAGGGTATCATTCCGGCATTGGAACCAGCCCACGCCCTCGCTCAGGTGGCCAAAATGGCGCCGCAGATGGACAAGGATCAGATCATTGTCATGAATCTCTGCGGCCGCGGCGACAAGGACGT
- a CDS encoding phosphoribosylanthranilate isomerase, with product MSDIKVKICGLSTEDTMEAALEAGADMVGLVFFPKSPRHVSLMDACKLADMARGKADIVALTVNMDLDGLSRINELVAPDYFQFHGSEAPESLAAAKVMHGKKVMKAISVAGKSDLEQALYYSIVADKILFDAKPPKGSDIPGGNGVSFDWTILKDLDLNKPFMLSGGLNMDNVADAIRLSGAKEIDLSSGVERERGVKDPELIRSFLAKVKDIQAEAGKE from the coding sequence ATGTCGGATATCAAAGTTAAAATCTGCGGTCTGTCGACCGAAGACACCATGGAAGCGGCGCTGGAGGCGGGAGCGGATATGGTCGGGCTGGTGTTTTTCCCAAAAAGCCCGCGCCATGTGAGCCTCATGGATGCTTGCAAGCTGGCCGATATGGCGCGAGGCAAGGCAGACATTGTCGCGCTGACCGTCAATATGGATTTGGACGGGCTATCGCGCATCAATGAGCTGGTGGCGCCGGACTATTTCCAGTTTCATGGAAGCGAAGCCCCGGAATCCCTGGCCGCAGCCAAAGTCATGCACGGAAAAAAAGTGATGAAAGCTATTTCGGTTGCCGGTAAATCGGATCTGGAACAAGCGCTTTACTACTCTATTGTTGCAGACAAGATCCTCTTTGATGCCAAACCGCCCAAGGGATCAGACATTCCCGGCGGCAACGGCGTTTCGTTTGACTGGACGATCCTGAAAGATCTTGACCTGAATAAGCCGTTCATGCTTTCGGGGGGATTGAATATGGACAATGTGGCGGACGCAATCCGTTTGAGCGGCGCCAAGGAAATCGACCTGTCGTCCGGCGTTGAACGCGAACGCGGTGTCAAGGATCCTGAATTGATCCGGTCGTTCCTGGCCAAAGTAAAAGATATTCAGGCGGAAGCGGGTAAGGAGTAA
- a CDS encoding DUF2798 domain-containing protein: protein MHPRFAPYLFGAMLSGSMSFIVSGIATFRAIGPHPEFFSFWIESWLFAWAVAFPAVLVLAPIVRKIVAKLVKAPEE from the coding sequence ATGCACCCAAGATTTGCCCCTTATCTCTTCGGCGCCATGCTGTCCGGATCGATGTCGTTCATTGTGTCCGGCATTGCCACCTTCCGCGCGATTGGTCCGCATCCTGAGTTTTTCAGTTTCTGGATTGAATCCTGGCTTTTTGCCTGGGCGGTCGCCTTTCCGGCGGTCCTGGTTTTGGCACCAATTGTCCGGAAAATTGTCGCCAAACTGGTCAAGGCGCCAGAAGAATAA